A genome region from Variovorax paradoxus includes the following:
- a CDS encoding LacI family DNA-binding transcriptional regulator has product MSRISDVAQRAGVSTSTVSNVLNGRSDRMAKETLARVETAIRELKYRPNTSARQLKTGHTPLIGLLVPSMANPMYGFIAREVETLAQERYGFRIMIGNTYRDAAKEAHFFEDLMAHGVRGVIIISSLVDEQHVETAAERGLVVVSYDRRATPAAASVIDHVTVDSFESSRIATQHLIDSGHRRLAFVTPSGRTMSRSEKIAGFLAAAKSAGLEGSAQVIEGLPVDEYGDSMMSELGRMQAGELARAADRPTGVIGVNDLLAFGLMAGFRDAGLAVPQDVSVVGIDNVFLSTLMHPAMTSVRVPVPEMAQVMVERVMSRLSDPSLPTGEFVFAPTLVARDSVAPPRGRSSSEQASKSLSS; this is encoded by the coding sequence GTGAGCAGAATCAGCGATGTCGCCCAGCGGGCGGGGGTGTCGACCAGCACCGTGTCGAACGTGTTGAACGGGCGCAGCGACCGCATGGCCAAGGAGACGCTGGCGCGCGTCGAGACGGCCATCCGCGAGCTCAAGTACCGGCCCAACACCTCGGCGCGGCAGTTGAAGACGGGGCACACGCCGCTCATCGGGCTGCTGGTGCCCTCCATGGCCAACCCCATGTACGGCTTCATCGCCCGCGAAGTCGAGACGCTGGCGCAGGAGCGCTATGGCTTCCGCATCATGATCGGAAACACCTACCGCGACGCCGCCAAGGAAGCGCACTTCTTCGAGGACCTGATGGCCCACGGCGTTCGCGGCGTGATCATCATCTCGTCGCTGGTCGACGAGCAGCACGTGGAGACCGCCGCCGAGCGCGGTCTGGTGGTGGTGAGCTACGACCGGCGCGCCACGCCGGCCGCGGCTTCGGTGATCGACCACGTGACGGTCGACAGCTTCGAGTCGTCGCGCATCGCCACGCAGCACCTGATCGACAGCGGCCATCGCCGGCTGGCGTTCGTCACACCGTCGGGCCGGACCATGAGCCGCAGCGAGAAGATCGCCGGCTTCCTCGCCGCCGCGAAGAGCGCGGGCCTCGAAGGCAGCGCGCAGGTCATCGAGGGCCTGCCGGTGGACGAGTACGGCGACTCGATGATGAGCGAGCTCGGCCGCATGCAGGCAGGCGAGCTGGCCCGCGCCGCGGATCGTCCGACCGGCGTCATCGGCGTGAACGACCTGCTGGCCTTCGGCCTGATGGCGGGCTTTCGCGATGCGGGGCTGGCAGTACCGCAGGACGTGTCGGTCGTCGGCATCGACAACGTGTTCCTCTCCACGCTGATGCACCCGGCCATGACCTCGGTGCGGGTGCCGGTGCCAGAGATGGCGCAGGTGATGGTCGAGCGGGTGATGAGCCGGCTGTCCGACCCGTCGCTGCCGACCGGGGAATTCGTCTTCGCGCCCACGCTGGTGGCGCGCGATTCCGTCGCGCCGCCGCGCGGCCGGTCTTCATCAGAGCAAGCAAGCAAGAGCCTTTCTTCATGA
- a CDS encoding VOC family protein, with the protein MQKIVPCLWFDGNGEDALKFYSAIFANSRVIGTLLWGDVNHDKKGKLLTATFELEGQEFMVLNGGPEYKFTPAISMYVKCETQAEVDNYWEKLLEGGGQPVQCGWLTDRFGVSWQVAPTPVIRMFQDKDAAKAARAMQAMMKMVKIDIAEVKKAFDGG; encoded by the coding sequence ATGCAGAAGATCGTTCCCTGCCTCTGGTTCGACGGCAACGGCGAAGATGCGCTGAAGTTCTACAGCGCCATCTTCGCGAACTCCCGCGTCATCGGCACGCTGCTCTGGGGCGACGTCAACCACGATAAGAAAGGCAAGTTGCTCACCGCGACCTTCGAGCTCGAGGGCCAGGAGTTCATGGTGCTCAACGGGGGGCCGGAGTACAAGTTCACCCCGGCCATCTCGATGTACGTCAAATGCGAGACGCAGGCCGAGGTCGACAACTACTGGGAGAAGCTGCTCGAAGGCGGCGGCCAGCCGGTGCAGTGCGGCTGGCTCACCGATCGCTTCGGCGTGTCGTGGCAGGTTGCGCCCACGCCGGTCATCCGCATGTTCCAGGACAAGGACGCCGCCAAGGCCGCCCGCGCAATGCAGGCGATGATGAAGATGGTCAAGATCGACATCGCCGAGGTGAAGAAGGCCTTCGACGGCGGCTGA
- a CDS encoding TRAP transporter large permease subunit, whose translation MQPVQTVPHAPAGHAAGAATGFDSTHAAGRWLAWLMRTTEYVAGVVLAIDVVVVFISVVFRYFLHDPFDWAEEVARALMVIQVFFGAATVLARSQHVGVDLFRGMLPASWQPALIQLGSWIIVGVSASLFASSCELLADSYNMTTSIGLPQWIYVYPVAIGSLFMTLFGLANAVNGPRRMVWGTLAAVLALTAAVVGWNMLMSDHAIPPWALLTGGFLGGMALGMPIAFVLALSSLVFFMADPSLPMLVYSQQVMAGTDHYVLLAIPFFVLAGLLMEANGMSSRLIELLLRMFGRLRGGLGLITITATAFFSGVSGSKLADIAAVGGIIMPAVRKTKQDPNETAGLLACTAVMAETIPPCINMIIMGFVANISIAGLFMAGLVPAVVLAVSLAAVTIYVGTRINPDEAFDVRTPMFRLLGGALVALVMVAMIGKGVTSGVATSTEVSSFAVVYALVVGWLAFRELTVKSVARLFVRSASMAGGILFIVAAASSLSFALTIQQIPQYLSEFMIGFAHSYGSMMFVMLSVLIMIVFGAILEGAPALIIFGPLLTPIASQLGVNPLHFGTVMVIAMGFGLFAPPVGLGLFATCAITGTQVKDVARPMLKYLAVLFVTLVVLVLVPAFSTWLPTRMGM comes from the coding sequence ATGCAACCCGTCCAGACCGTTCCGCATGCGCCGGCAGGGCATGCCGCCGGTGCCGCCACGGGTTTCGATTCGACCCACGCCGCGGGCCGCTGGCTCGCCTGGCTGATGCGCACGACCGAGTACGTCGCCGGCGTGGTGCTGGCCATCGACGTGGTGGTGGTGTTCATCTCGGTGGTGTTCCGCTACTTCCTGCACGACCCCTTCGACTGGGCGGAGGAGGTGGCGCGCGCGCTCATGGTGATCCAGGTGTTCTTCGGTGCGGCCACGGTGCTGGCACGCAGCCAGCACGTGGGCGTGGACCTGTTCCGGGGCATGCTGCCGGCGAGCTGGCAGCCGGCGCTGATCCAGCTCGGCAGCTGGATCATCGTGGGCGTGTCGGCGAGCCTGTTCGCGTCGTCGTGCGAACTGCTGGCCGACTCTTACAACATGACCACGTCCATCGGCCTGCCGCAGTGGATCTACGTGTACCCGGTGGCCATCGGCAGCCTGTTCATGACGCTCTTCGGCCTGGCCAACGCCGTGAACGGACCGCGGCGCATGGTGTGGGGCACGCTGGCCGCGGTGCTCGCGCTGACCGCGGCCGTGGTGGGCTGGAACATGCTCATGAGCGACCACGCCATCCCGCCCTGGGCGCTGCTCACCGGGGGCTTCCTCGGCGGCATGGCGCTGGGCATGCCGATCGCCTTCGTGCTCGCGCTGTCGTCGCTGGTGTTCTTCATGGCCGATCCGTCGCTGCCGATGCTGGTGTACTCGCAGCAGGTGATGGCGGGCACCGACCACTACGTGCTGCTGGCGATCCCGTTCTTCGTGCTGGCGGGCCTGCTGATGGAAGCCAACGGCATGTCGTCGCGCCTCATCGAACTGCTGCTGCGCATGTTCGGCCGGCTGCGCGGCGGGCTCGGCCTCATCACCATCACGGCCACCGCGTTCTTCTCGGGCGTGTCGGGCTCCAAGCTGGCGGACATCGCGGCAGTGGGCGGCATCATCATGCCGGCGGTGCGCAAGACGAAGCAGGACCCGAACGAGACCGCCGGCCTGCTGGCCTGCACCGCGGTGATGGCCGAGACCATTCCGCCGTGCATCAACATGATCATCATGGGCTTCGTGGCCAACATCTCGATCGCCGGGCTGTTCATGGCGGGCCTGGTGCCGGCAGTGGTGCTGGCCGTGTCGCTGGCGGCGGTGACGATCTATGTCGGCACGCGCATCAACCCGGACGAGGCCTTCGACGTGCGCACGCCCATGTTCCGGCTGCTCGGCGGCGCGCTGGTGGCGCTGGTGATGGTGGCCATGATCGGCAAGGGCGTGACGTCGGGGGTTGCCACGTCCACCGAGGTGTCGTCGTTCGCGGTGGTCTATGCACTGGTGGTGGGCTGGCTGGCGTTCCGGGAGCTCACGGTGAAGTCGGTGGCACGCCTTTTCGTGCGATCGGCGTCGATGGCCGGCGGCATCCTGTTCATCGTGGCGGCGGCGTCGAGCCTGTCGTTCGCGCTCACGATCCAGCAGATCCCGCAGTACCTGTCGGAGTTCATGATCGGCTTCGCGCATTCGTACGGCAGCATGATGTTCGTGATGCTGTCGGTGCTCATCATGATCGTGTTCGGCGCCATCCTGGAAGGCGCGCCGGCGCTCATCATCTTCGGCCCGCTGCTGACACCGATCGCGTCGCAGCTGGGCGTCAATCCGTTGCACTTCGGCACGGTGATGGTCATTGCCATGGGCTTCGGGCTGTTTGCGCCGCCGGTGGGGCTGGGCCTGTTCGCCACCTGCGCGATCACCGGCACCCAGGTGAAGGACGTGGCACGGCCGATGTTGAAATACCTCGCCGTGCTGTTCGTTACCCTCGTGGTGCTGGTCCTGGTGCCGGCCTTCTCCACGTGGCTGCCGACGCGCATGGGGATGTAG
- a CDS encoding MarR family winged helix-turn-helix transcriptional regulator yields MSAAVPGALDFCLALTHAQAGLARRLDDDLGAFHGLNFGDFTLLYLLMRSDHGRLPMPGLAHSLGLPVSALIRKMVLLEKTGLAERVAGPDTDARRHAALRPGGRRLVQDAVATVEAHCKEALRPVEPECLRAAHTALVAMSAMSGDNPPHGRAPACASG; encoded by the coding sequence ATGAGCGCCGCGGTTCCGGGGGCGCTCGACTTCTGCCTGGCGCTGACCCACGCCCAAGCCGGCCTCGCACGGCGGCTCGATGACGACCTCGGCGCATTCCACGGGTTGAACTTCGGCGACTTCACCCTCCTCTACCTTCTCATGCGCTCGGACCACGGCCGCCTGCCCATGCCGGGCCTTGCGCACAGCCTCGGCTTGCCCGTGTCCGCGCTCATCCGCAAGATGGTCCTGCTCGAAAAGACCGGCCTCGCCGAACGCGTCGCCGGCCCCGACACCGATGCGCGGCGCCATGCGGCGCTGCGTCCCGGCGGAAGACGGCTCGTGCAGGATGCCGTCGCGACCGTCGAAGCCCATTGCAAGGAAGCCCTGCGACCCGTCGAACCCGAGTGCCTGCGTGCAGCGCACACCGCGCTTGTTGCAATGAGTGCAATGAGCGGTGACAACCCTCCGCACGGCCGAGCGCCCGCGTGCGCCAGCGGGTAG
- a CDS encoding TRAP transporter substrate-binding protein, with translation MTSPSISFSRRRFVQSSSALSLAAATAGFSRHAFAQQKTVALRLSSSHVADLNSSHFAWAQLMQANLKKAVGDQIRIDYFPNNQLGKESDVVQQVKVGSIDMMLTGSSIWATVTPQLGMLDLGYLFDSYEHVSRAVEAGVGQKLNDMLVKSTGCQIITWGAHYGARNVYTKQPVKGLADVKNVKLRVLPTPAFIETFKIMGAIPTPISFGELYMAAQTGVVDGFEHDAGTVLANKLNEVVKHCWMTEHLFSPMVCVAGKRAMDRVPAALRPAFLQAAADSTLQQRQIGNERTQQVMEELKKLGITFTPMAKNERDQVRKEMEAKLWAGFAKQYPETGPLFAAINAARA, from the coding sequence ATGACCTCGCCTTCGATTTCGTTTTCGCGCCGCCGGTTCGTCCAGTCATCGTCCGCCCTGTCGCTCGCCGCGGCCACGGCGGGCTTCTCGCGCCATGCCTTCGCGCAGCAGAAGACGGTGGCGCTGCGGCTGTCGTCTTCCCATGTGGCCGACCTGAACTCGTCGCACTTCGCGTGGGCGCAGCTGATGCAGGCCAACCTGAAGAAGGCGGTGGGCGACCAGATCCGCATCGACTACTTCCCGAACAACCAGCTCGGCAAGGAAAGCGACGTGGTGCAGCAGGTGAAGGTGGGCTCGATCGACATGATGCTCACCGGCTCGTCGATCTGGGCCACGGTCACGCCGCAGCTCGGCATGCTCGACCTGGGCTACCTGTTCGACAGCTACGAGCACGTGTCGCGCGCGGTGGAAGCGGGCGTGGGCCAGAAGCTCAACGACATGCTGGTGAAGAGCACCGGCTGCCAGATCATCACCTGGGGCGCGCACTACGGCGCGCGCAACGTCTACACCAAGCAGCCGGTGAAGGGCCTGGCCGACGTGAAGAACGTCAAGCTGCGCGTGCTGCCCACGCCGGCCTTCATCGAGACCTTCAAGATCATGGGCGCGATCCCCACGCCCATCTCGTTCGGCGAGCTCTACATGGCGGCGCAGACCGGCGTGGTCGACGGCTTCGAGCACGACGCGGGCACGGTGCTGGCCAACAAGCTCAACGAGGTGGTCAAGCACTGCTGGATGACCGAGCACCTGTTCAGCCCCATGGTCTGCGTGGCCGGCAAGCGCGCGATGGACCGCGTGCCCGCCGCGCTGCGCCCGGCGTTCCTGCAGGCCGCCGCCGATTCCACGCTGCAGCAGCGCCAGATCGGCAACGAGCGCACGCAGCAGGTGATGGAAGAGCTGAAGAAGCTCGGCATCACCTTCACGCCGATGGCGAAGAACGAGCGCGACCAGGTCCGCAAGGAGATGGAGGCCAAGCTCTGGGCCGGCTTTGCGAAGCAGTATCCGGAGACCGGGCCGCTGTTCGCCGCCATCAACGCCGCGCGGGCCTGA
- a CDS encoding DUF2239 family protein: MSPDNPSTTLTVFFGFQRVAHGTKAEVIDQLRRRDDPGPYLVFDDQTGAQFDLDPRDLHALPPSASGARDSHDPREHRDEAPRGVGRPKLGVVAREVTLLPRHWDWLGRQPGGASVALRKLVDDARHVHADRDTARAAREATYRFMTAIAGNLPGFEEATRALFAGEEQRFGHLIEPWPADLRTHLKTLSAASWNPQ, encoded by the coding sequence ATGTCACCAGACAACCCATCAACCACCCTGACCGTCTTCTTTGGTTTCCAGCGCGTTGCGCACGGCACGAAGGCCGAAGTGATCGACCAACTGCGCCGCCGCGACGACCCTGGCCCGTACCTGGTGTTCGACGACCAGACCGGAGCCCAATTCGACCTCGATCCGCGCGACCTGCATGCGCTGCCGCCGTCGGCGAGCGGCGCACGCGACAGCCATGATCCGCGCGAGCACCGCGACGAAGCGCCTCGCGGCGTCGGCCGGCCCAAGCTCGGCGTGGTCGCGCGCGAAGTCACGCTGCTGCCGCGCCACTGGGACTGGCTCGGCCGCCAGCCCGGCGGCGCCTCGGTTGCGCTGCGCAAGCTGGTCGACGACGCACGCCATGTGCACGCCGACCGCGACACCGCACGTGCCGCGCGCGAAGCCACCTACCGCTTCATGACCGCCATCGCCGGCAATCTGCCTGGCTTCGAGGAAGCCACGCGCGCCTTGTTCGCCGGCGAGGAACAGCGCTTCGGCCACCTGATCGAACCCTGGCCCGCGGACCTGCGCACCCACCTGAAGACACTCTCCGCCGCCAGCTGGAACCCCCAATGA
- a CDS encoding NAD(P)-dependent oxidoreductase: MTTVFVSHPQSKLGHYFGDRATAALRAIAQVRFNPGDTDLSSRELAALAHDCDAIISYRQTVGDEALFAALPRLKAFVRCAIDIRNIDVPSASRHGVLVTQASAGFIASVSEWIVGAMIGLGRHISASAEDYHAGRPVVPAMGRELRGSTLGVIGYGQIGRYLCEVAQALGMRVVVHDPFARIEGAGMEQVSFDALLERSDFVVCLAAATEATENLMDARAFAAMHRHAFFINAARGNLVDEQALLAALDAGLIAGCALDVGRAPDQMPSPHVAAHPRVIATPHIGGLTPPAVEHQAMETVAQLAEIFQGRAPRGAVNAAEAYRWQQAFRVQA; encoded by the coding sequence ATGACCACGGTTTTCGTCAGTCACCCGCAGAGCAAGCTGGGCCACTACTTCGGCGACCGCGCCACGGCCGCGCTGCGGGCCATCGCGCAGGTGCGCTTCAACCCGGGCGATACGGACCTGTCGTCGCGTGAACTGGCCGCGCTGGCGCACGACTGCGATGCCATCATTTCGTACCGACAGACCGTGGGCGACGAGGCGCTTTTCGCGGCGTTGCCGCGGCTCAAGGCCTTCGTGCGCTGCGCCATCGACATCCGCAACATCGACGTGCCATCTGCCAGCCGGCACGGCGTGCTGGTGACGCAGGCCAGCGCCGGCTTCATCGCCTCGGTGTCGGAATGGATCGTGGGCGCGATGATCGGCCTGGGCCGGCACATCAGCGCATCCGCCGAGGACTACCACGCGGGCCGGCCGGTGGTGCCCGCCATGGGACGCGAACTGCGCGGCAGCACGCTGGGCGTGATCGGCTATGGCCAGATCGGCCGCTACCTCTGCGAGGTGGCGCAGGCGCTGGGCATGCGCGTCGTGGTGCACGACCCGTTCGCCCGTATCGAAGGTGCCGGGATGGAGCAGGTGAGCTTCGACGCACTGCTGGAGCGCTCCGACTTCGTGGTGTGCCTCGCTGCCGCCACCGAGGCTACCGAGAACCTCATGGATGCCCGCGCGTTCGCGGCGATGCATCGGCATGCCTTCTTCATCAACGCCGCGCGCGGCAACCTGGTCGACGAACAGGCGCTGCTCGCCGCGCTCGACGCCGGCCTCATCGCGGGCTGTGCGCTCGACGTGGGGCGCGCGCCCGACCAGATGCCGTCGCCGCACGTGGCCGCGCATCCGCGCGTGATCGCCACGCCGCACATCGGCGGGCTGACGCCGCCGGCCGTCGAGCACCAGGCGATGGAAACCGTCGCACAACTGGCCGAGATCTTCCAGGGCAGGGCGCCCAGGGGTGCGGTGAATGCGGCCGAGGCCTACCGATGGCAGCAGGCGTTCCGCGTGCAGGCCTGA
- a CDS encoding HD domain-containing protein, which yields MTPPTLGDARSYAIEMHGDQKYGPHPYVHHLDAVVALLQPYGPTAQVIGYLHDVVEDTDATVSDVQERFGDLVARCVALLTDAPGASRKERKAKTYAALAQVTGDEELALVVKAADRLANVRACVADGHRALWDTYFGEQPTFRAAAFRAGQCDPLWTELDTLLSPSHAPA from the coding sequence ATGACTCCACCGACACTCGGCGACGCGCGCAGCTACGCCATCGAGATGCATGGCGACCAGAAATACGGCCCGCACCCCTACGTCCATCACCTGGACGCGGTGGTCGCCCTGCTCCAGCCCTACGGCCCGACGGCGCAGGTCATCGGCTACCTGCACGATGTGGTCGAGGATACCGACGCCACCGTGTCGGACGTCCAGGAGCGTTTCGGCGACCTCGTGGCGCGCTGCGTGGCCCTGCTCACCGATGCGCCCGGCGCCAGCCGCAAGGAGCGCAAGGCCAAAACCTATGCGGCGCTCGCACAGGTCACGGGGGACGAGGAACTGGCGCTGGTGGTGAAGGCCGCCGACCGCCTGGCCAACGTGCGCGCCTGCGTGGCCGACGGCCACCGTGCGCTGTGGGACACCTACTTCGGCGAGCAGCCGACCTTCCGCGCGGCCGCCTTCCGGGCAGGCCAATGCGATCCGCTCTGGACGGAACTGGACACCCTGCTCTCGCCTTCGCACGCGCCGGCCTGA
- a CDS encoding FecR family protein — MPPPSPPQTPDPDASRLRQDVLEWFVRRHREDWRAPDEHDFQAWLDADPRHGVAYGQWEARWEALDAISPETVAGWRRGLADQKAAAMPTRRSLLKPAMAFAAAGMTVGAGYLGWRQLQAQPVFEQAFATRRGQQLDVPLPDGTRLRLDTATRMEVRLFRDRREVTLIDGQAVFLVRADAARPFDVLAGPLQVRVSGARFAVRHTPDIWGAEGARVSVEEGKVRVMRSGGGEHAVFLAAGQQVESDALGVLAAVSGVPGEGIAPWQSHRLSFVDTPLSHALAELERYGSTGLVVHDPAVAALRLTGTFDPRDARTLRRALSSALPVRLRHAGPVAEVVSAP, encoded by the coding sequence ATGCCACCACCGTCGCCGCCACAGACACCGGACCCGGACGCATCGCGCCTTCGCCAGGACGTGCTCGAATGGTTCGTGCGCCGCCACCGCGAGGACTGGCGCGCACCGGACGAGCACGACTTTCAGGCCTGGCTCGACGCCGACCCGCGGCACGGCGTGGCCTATGGGCAATGGGAGGCGCGCTGGGAGGCGCTCGACGCGATCTCGCCGGAGACCGTGGCCGGCTGGCGCCGCGGCCTGGCAGACCAGAAGGCCGCGGCCATGCCCACGCGCCGGAGCCTCCTGAAGCCGGCGATGGCCTTCGCCGCCGCCGGCATGACGGTGGGTGCGGGCTATCTCGGCTGGCGGCAGTTGCAGGCGCAGCCCGTGTTCGAGCAGGCCTTCGCCACCCGGCGCGGTCAGCAGCTCGATGTGCCGCTGCCCGATGGCACGCGGCTGCGGCTCGACACCGCCACCCGCATGGAGGTGCGCCTGTTCCGAGACCGTCGCGAGGTGACGCTGATCGACGGACAGGCTGTTTTCCTCGTGCGCGCCGATGCGGCACGGCCTTTCGACGTGCTGGCCGGACCGCTGCAGGTGCGCGTGTCCGGCGCGCGCTTCGCGGTGCGGCACACGCCGGACATCTGGGGTGCCGAAGGGGCGCGGGTGTCGGTGGAGGAGGGCAAGGTGCGTGTGATGCGCAGCGGCGGCGGTGAGCACGCCGTGTTCCTCGCGGCCGGCCAGCAGGTGGAGAGCGACGCGCTGGGCGTGCTGGCTGCTGTGTCCGGCGTGCCGGGCGAGGGCATCGCCCCGTGGCAGTCGCACCGGCTGAGCTTCGTCGACACGCCGCTGTCGCACGCGCTGGCCGAGCTCGAACGCTACGGCAGCACCGGACTCGTGGTGCACGACCCGGCCGTGGCCGCGCTGCGCCTGACCGGCACCTTCGACCCACGCGATGCGCGCACATTGCGGCGCGCCTTGTCCAGCGCCTTGCCGGTCCGGCTCAGGCATGCGGGACCGGTGGCCGAGGTGGTGTCCGCGCCCTGA
- a CDS encoding MATE family efflux transporter: protein MRTTTETSAGSGQSGLHGVPVAPVNTPRPLWKVFLFFLAPMLLSNILQSLSGTLNNIYVGQMLGVSALAAVSSFFPVMFFFIAFIIGLGAGASVLIGQAWGARDVAKVKAVAGTTLTVGILMGLLIAVFGGIFTTPMLASLGTPPDVLADSTRYARIMLIAMPGLFVFLMSTAMLRGVGDTITPLFTLVISTLVGLVVTPALIRGWAGLPQLGVASGAWATVLAFVIATLWLGFRLRQRKSPLAPDAEFLRNLRIQPQLLKAVLKIGVPTGVQMIVVALAEVVLLSLVNRYGSNATAAYGAVNQVVAYVQFPAISIAITTSILGAQAIGAGRSDRLGAIAKTALLMNLVLTGGLVLLGYLFSRHLMGFFITSAPVIEIAQTLLHIMLWSLVMFGMASALSGIMRASGSVLVPTLISIVCILGVEVPVAYLMSHRMGLDGIWIAYPATFGAMLLLQTAYYQLVWRKKSIHRLV, encoded by the coding sequence ATGAGAACAACGACAGAGACATCCGCCGGCAGTGGCCAGAGCGGCCTGCATGGCGTGCCCGTGGCGCCCGTCAACACGCCGCGGCCGCTGTGGAAGGTGTTCCTTTTCTTCCTCGCGCCGATGCTGCTGAGCAACATCCTGCAGTCGCTGTCGGGCACGCTGAACAACATCTACGTCGGGCAGATGCTCGGCGTGAGCGCGCTGGCCGCGGTGTCGAGCTTCTTTCCGGTGATGTTCTTCTTCATCGCCTTCATCATCGGACTGGGCGCTGGCGCGTCGGTGCTCATCGGCCAAGCCTGGGGCGCGCGCGACGTCGCCAAGGTCAAGGCGGTGGCCGGCACCACGCTCACCGTGGGCATCCTCATGGGGCTGCTGATCGCGGTGTTCGGCGGCATCTTCACGACGCCCATGCTGGCCTCGCTGGGCACGCCGCCCGACGTGCTGGCCGACTCCACGCGCTACGCCCGCATCATGCTGATCGCGATGCCGGGGTTGTTCGTGTTCCTGATGTCGACCGCCATGCTGCGCGGCGTGGGCGACACCATCACGCCGCTGTTCACGCTGGTCATCTCCACGCTGGTGGGGCTGGTGGTGACGCCCGCACTCATCCGCGGCTGGGCCGGCCTGCCGCAGCTCGGGGTGGCCAGTGGTGCATGGGCCACCGTGCTTGCGTTCGTGATCGCCACCTTGTGGCTGGGCTTCAGGCTGCGCCAGCGCAAGAGCCCGCTGGCGCCCGACGCGGAGTTCCTGCGCAACCTGCGCATCCAGCCGCAGCTCTTGAAGGCCGTGCTGAAGATCGGCGTGCCCACGGGCGTGCAGATGATCGTGGTGGCGCTGGCCGAAGTGGTGCTGCTGTCGCTGGTCAACCGCTACGGCTCCAACGCCACCGCGGCCTACGGCGCAGTGAACCAGGTGGTGGCCTACGTGCAGTTCCCGGCCATCTCGATCGCCATCACCACGTCGATCCTGGGCGCGCAGGCCATCGGCGCGGGCCGCTCCGACCGGCTGGGCGCCATCGCGAAGACCGCGCTGCTGATGAATCTCGTGCTGACCGGCGGCCTGGTGCTGCTGGGCTACCTGTTCTCACGGCATCTCATGGGCTTCTTCATCACCAGCGCGCCGGTCATCGAGATCGCGCAGACGCTGCTGCACATCATGCTGTGGAGCCTGGTGATGTTCGGCATGGCTTCGGCGCTGTCGGGGATCATGCGCGCCAGCGGCTCGGTGCTGGTGCCCACCCTGATCTCCATCGTGTGCATCCTGGGCGTGGAAGTACCGGTGGCGTATCTGATGAGCCACCGCATGGGCCTCGACGGCATCTGGATCGCCTACCCGGCCACCTTCGGCGCGATGCTGCTGCTGCAGACCGCGTACTACCAGCTGGTGTGGCGCAAGAAGTCGATCCACCGGCTGGTGTAG
- a CDS encoding amidohydrolase family protein translates to MEPTRNTRYAGACDCHVHIYEDRFPLIPGVAWVPPHSPVSAYREQVQLPLGIDRAVVVQPTGYGFDNSCTLDALAQFGDSARGIALLAPDAPDAEIARLHAGGMRGVRYMMIGGVLSWASLPGMAARMANADWMVNLQLDGRTMPEHEDVLKRLPCRLVLDHNGKFLEPVAPSHPSFQSLLRVIDSGRVWIKLSAPYETSKTGAPGYDDVSLLARTLAETFPERCLWASNWPHPGRSPRPESAPLYDLLFSWAGSDDTRRRILVDNPAALYGF, encoded by the coding sequence ATGGAACCCACCCGCAACACGCGCTACGCCGGCGCCTGCGACTGCCACGTCCACATCTACGAAGACCGCTTTCCGCTGATTCCGGGCGTGGCCTGGGTGCCGCCGCATTCGCCGGTGTCGGCCTATCGCGAGCAGGTGCAGCTGCCGCTGGGCATCGACCGCGCGGTGGTGGTGCAGCCGACCGGCTACGGCTTCGACAACAGCTGCACGCTCGACGCGCTGGCCCAGTTCGGCGATTCGGCGCGCGGCATCGCGCTGCTGGCGCCCGATGCCCCCGACGCCGAGATCGCGCGCCTGCACGCAGGCGGCATGCGCGGCGTGCGCTACATGATGATCGGCGGCGTGCTGAGCTGGGCCTCGCTGCCGGGCATGGCCGCACGCATGGCCAACGCCGACTGGATGGTCAACCTGCAGCTCGACGGCCGCACCATGCCCGAACACGAAGATGTGCTCAAGCGCCTGCCGTGCCGCCTGGTGCTCGATCACAACGGCAAGTTCCTCGAGCCGGTGGCTCCGAGCCATCCGTCGTTCCAGTCGCTGCTGCGCGTGATCGATTCGGGGCGCGTGTGGATCAAGCTTTCGGCGCCCTACGAGACCTCGAAGACCGGTGCCCCCGGCTACGACGACGTAAGCCTGCTGGCGCGCACCCTGGCAGAAACCTTCCCCGAACGATGCCTGTGGGCCAGCAACTGGCCGCACCCGGGCCGCAGCCCGCGGCCCGAGAGCGCACCGCTGTACGACCTGCTGTTTTCATGGGCCGGCAGCGACGACACGCGGCGCCGCATCCTGGTCGACAACCCGGCTGCGCTCTACGGCTTCTAG